TAACTTCCATCAAAATTATGTCTTTTTTAATGGGAAGTTGTTGGTATTGagttgattttaattgaaatgaaaCGTGGTGTTTTCTATTGAACAGGTGAAGAGTGGAGGCTGAATATGGAAAGCACAGCTGCAAAGAATTGTTTTTTACATAGGTTAGCTGGAGTTGTTGCTGTTACCATGCCTGCTCCAAGTGTTGGCTTCTTTGGGACCAAAATGAGCAAGGTTTCGGGGAGTATAAGAAAACGAAATGTTGGGTTGTCAGTGAGTGGgggaaattttataaatatgagatcTTTTGTTGTGGGGTCAAACCAAGTTGCTTCCTTGCAGAGTCAAATGGGTTTTTGGGAGGAGCCTGATGATGGGAGTGATAGCGATGAGGAAGAGGAGGAtgaagaaatggaagaaaatgattTGGATTTTGAGAGTGATTGGGAGGAAGAGAGAAGTGGTGTTGGTGCTGCTATTAGGGCTGATGTGTCTGCAACAAATCAATATGAAGAGGAACTTGTGAAAGGTTTTTGTTTTCGGTCTCCtttcttatgatttttttcttttctgttgtATCTTGGAGTTCACGTTCAATGCTTTAAAAAATGGAGTTGGGTGTTGCGCTGTGTTTTTGAGCTAAATTGAAATCATTCGtgaaaaagaaaaggcatgaaaatctatagattttTACGCCCGAggggggtgggggtgggggtggggTGTGGCGCGGGCAGGTGGTTTTCTTTGTTTGTGTATTTGGCTTGGGGTTTTTACACTCAGGTTCTGCTGGCACATCATTACATGAAAGGAATTTGTAGACATAGTAAAGaccttattttttaatgtttatcgAAATGATAAATATCATGTCCAATGTCAGCAGAAAAGCATGCAACAAATCTGAGCAAACTGTGCATAGACTGTATTTTCTAAAGCAAACTACCTTTTTCTTGTTGTTCTTGAGGCTTTGAGGTTTATTTCACTTTGCTACCCAGCTTTTCGATTAGTAATGTGTTACACTATGGttacttttttcttaatctGCACAGGTTCTTATGAAATAAGTTTCGGATATGCTTCAGATGCCATAATACATTTAATATTTTCCTCCACAATTCTTGTGATTTGATTTCAGTCTGTGCTTCTGTAAATATCTAATTACtgtatttttgttctttattttgCAGAGGTTGAACAACTTTTGACACCAGAACAAAGAGAACTTTTGCAACAAAACACCACTCCTAACCTGGGAAAAATTACAACtgtaaattatgataatttatgcAGTTTCTTTTTGATAtagatatgaatttttttttcaattcaatttactTATAAAACCGGTCTCCTGCTTCCTATAATTTGCTCTTCTTACTGGGAACATTCATTGAACTGTATTCTACTTTGTTAGAGCATTTTTAGAAGGCTTTAAACAGCAATTTACTGTTGATGTAAAGACCGAaacaagtttttaaaatttcttgttATTAAGTTCTTGTGCCTCCATTATGCAGGGAAAATGGAGTCTGTTGCATACATTTGCACTATCAGGGCAGATACATTTTATGGACAAGCTACTTGACAATGGCTTCGATATTGATACTGTAGACAAGGTATGTCTAAAACTTGTTTCTGgtggtttttctttctttttttttcccctttctttctttttaactgCTAGCACGATCTTAATTAATATGATGAGACAGGATGGTCTCACTGCTCTTCATAAAGCAATTATTGGTAAAAAGGAGGCTGTAATTAGTCATCTTTTAAGGAAAGGTGCTAGCCCACATGTGAAAGATCAGGTGAGAATAACATTTTCTTAATAAGAAATCCCTTGGTTCAGTGTTGAATAAAGATTTGCGAGGTTGTATGCTTATCTTGATATCAGGACGGTGCTACTCCCCTTCATTATGCAGTTCAGGTTGGTGCCGTGCAAACTGTGAAGTTATTGATCAAGTATGAGGTTGATGTCAATGTTGCAGATAATGTGAGCGTAATTCTTAAACTCCCCCAACCCTATATTTCACATTTCAATTTGTATATTTCCTAGCTTGTTTACAACCCTGTCTTACAGGAGGGATGGACTCCGTTGCACATTGCCATACAAAGTAGGAACAGAGACATAGCAAAAGTATTGTTGATCAATGGTGCTGATAAGACGAGAAAAACCATGGtaaagtttagaaaaattttcaatattatcaatttttcttGTTTCCCCATTTAGTTGAAGCAGAATTGTTTTTAGATCCATTGATTCAGGCACCCTTCTTTATGGTTGCTGAACATTCTTCCGTGCTTGTGATTTCCCTGATTTCACAACCTGATAGTTTTACCTATGTGATTACTGAGTTGGTGTTCATAAGTTAATGTCAAAGACTAAAATGTTCCTTAGCCTTTGCAATATTGTTGTTTCATTGTGTTTCAGGATGGGAAGACAGCTCTGGACATGAGCTTATGTTATGGGAAGACCTTCAAGTCTTATGACCTTGCCAAACTACTAAAAATCTTACCACTTGAGAGAGACCTATAGTTCAGAGTCAACATCAAGCAACCCTCATCTCCAAATTGGAGCTTGCAGCGAAACCAAATTATCTACTGCTTTGTGCAAGCATATCCTGCATTTAAAGATGGTGCAAGCCTGTTTTCAACCATGTCTCAAGCTTCAAGGGAGTCAGGAGACGAAATGTAGACTATGCCTAGCTAAGTAAATGTAGTTGAAGATTGGTGAAATGCAGAAACCATTGGTAAAAATGCAGAAACCTGGAAGAGACGTGGAAGTTTTGTTATACTAGTCATGGAATCAAGCTTGAATGCTTAATGGGCTTACGCAAATGTTCTCCAACCTGCCAGATATAGACTACAGTTGATATAATAGCAATGTATTTGAAGAACAGTTGCCTTATTTTCTGTAATGTCTCTTTCAAGGAATGTTAGACATTACTAATTAACTCAgaattttcttcatatttacCCCATAAGTCTTATCATATTAGTCGGAAAAAAGGGTTAGCTTGACTTGAGCACGGAATGACTAGCTCAAGTCAACTCAAATTTGGAGCAATCAGATTGAGTTCATGTTTGAACCGGTTAAAATGGAAAACAGTAACATTGTCATTGGAAAAGAAGGTTTATAAGAACAGAAGAGTTCTGATGTCGGTGAAATCTCACACTGGAGTTGAATAAGATTTTGCAGTTccaatttgacttatttaagtTAATATGTTTAACTAGTCCTGCATAAATGACATCAGAAGAATTCTTCATATGTACGTACATATGATATATTCTTTATGTGCATATCGGCACCAACTCTAGAGACCTTCCAGCTGCAAATTCTAGACACCtccttcacttttttttttaacatttgcATTCAGTTGAAATACATTTTCAGTGTTCTGCATCTGATAATAGCtgttttttggttgaaaagtAATTAGATATTGCTAACATCGAGttgaatttgatccaaatcAAGTCTGgataaaattcaattcaaaatcggtttggatataaaaaatttagttttttgttttgatttgtgattgaatttaaattcgaatagTTCGGATCGAATATTGTGTGCTGTAATTTTATAGGGAATTGACTTTTTTATCAGGTCTAAGCTATCTTGAGCTATTATCAAATAGTTGATTAATAAGGAATCAAGATTCGAGACCAACGGTAGATTTTGCAAATTTTCACTGACAAAATTATAGTATGAAAAGTTGAAGAGTAAgtaagttaatatatatatatatatatatatatatattgattaaaataagaTCTATGGCCATCAGAAGTATAATAACTTAAGATACTTGTGAGTATTCAGACAGTAGAAAATCTCTGTGTAAGTGGATGGATGACCTAAACGCTAAGTGAGGTCTTTAACGATAAGTCGAGAGTTTCACTTACCTCAACTCCCTCAACCCGA
The genomic region above belongs to Mangifera indica cultivar Alphonso chromosome 15, CATAS_Mindica_2.1, whole genome shotgun sequence and contains:
- the LOC123198393 gene encoding ankyrin repeat domain-containing protein EMB506, chloroplastic isoform X1 — encoded protein: MESTAAKNCFLHRLAGVVAVTMPAPSVGFFGTKMSKVSGSIRKRNVGLSVSGGNFINMRSFVVGSNQVASLQSQMGFWEEPDDGSDSDEEEEDEEMEENDLDFESDWEEERSGVGAAIRADVSATNQYEEELVKEVEQLLTPEQRELLQQNTTPNLGKITTGKWSLLHTFALSGQIHFMDKLLDNGFDIDTVDKDGLTALHKAIIGKKEAVISHLLRKGASPHVKDQDGATPLHYAVQVGAVQTVKLLIKYEVDVNVADNEGWTPLHIAIQSRNRDIAKVLLINGADKTRKTMDGKTALDMSLCYGKTFKSYDLAKLLKILPLERDL
- the LOC123198393 gene encoding ankyrin repeat domain-containing protein EMB506, chloroplastic isoform X2, which encodes MESTAAKNCFLHRLAGVVAVTMPAPSVGFFGTKMSKVSGSIRKRNVGLSVSGGNFINMRSFVVGSNQVASLQSQMGFWEEPDDGSDSDEEEEDEEMEENDLDFESDWEEERSGVGAAIRADVSATNQYEEELVKEVEQLLTPEQRELLQQNTTPNLGKITTGKWSLLHTFALSGQIHFMDKLLDNGFDIDTVDKDGLTALHKAIIGKKEAVISHLLRKGASPHVKDQVGAVQTVKLLIKYEVDVNVADNEGWTPLHIAIQSRNRDIAKVLLINGADKTRKTMDGKTALDMSLCYGKTFKSYDLAKLLKILPLERDL